TCCAGGCCATCAAGCTGTCCATGGACCTCGTCGGCCGCCACGGCGGACCCTGCCGACCGCCCCGGGTGCCGCTGCTGCCCGAGCAGGAAGCGGCGGTACGAGCCGCCACGGAGAAGGCCGTAGCGGCCGGATTGGCGTAGGGATCATGCGCAGCGGACTCGTCCTGCACGCCGTCGACTCGCACACCGAGGGCATGCCGACCCGGGTGATCACCGGCGGCATCGGCACCATCCCCGGCGCCACCATGAACGAGCGGCGGCTGTGGTTCCGCGAACACCGCGACGACATCAAGCAGTTGCTGATGAACGAACCGCGCGGCCACGCCGCCATGAGCGGCGCGATCCTCCAGCCGCCCACCCGGCCCGACTGCGACTGGGGCGTCGTCTACATCGAGGTCTCCGGCTATCTGCCGATGTGCGGGCACGGCACCATCGGCGTGGCGACCGTGCTCGTCGAGACCGGCATGGTCGAGGTCGTCGAGCCGGTCACCACCATCCGGCTCGACACCCCGGCGGGACCGGTCGTCGCCGAGGTGGCCGTGGTGGACGGCGCCGCCCGGGCCGTCACCCTGCGGAACGTCCCCTCCTTCGCCGTCGGCCTCGACCGCAAGATCACCCTCCCCGACGGGCGGACGGTGACCTACGACCTGGCCTTCGGCGGCAACTTCTACGCCATCCTGCCGCTGGAGCGGTTCGGCCTGCCCTTCGACCGGTCCCGCAAGGACGAGATCCTCGCCGCGGGCCTGTCCCTCATGGCCGCCGTCAACGCCGAGGACCCGCCCGTCCACCCGGAGGACCCGTCCATCCGCGGCCTCCACCACGTGTACCTGGCCGCCCCCGGCTCGACCGCCCGCCACTCCCGGCACGCCATGGCGATCCACCCCGGCTGGTTCGACCGCTCGCCCTGCGGCACCGGCACCAGCGCCCGCATGGCACAGCTCCACGCGCGCGGCGATCTCCCCCTGCACACCGAGTTCGTGAACGAGTCCTTCATCGGCACCCGGTTCACCGGCAGACTGCTCGGCACGACCGAGGTGGCCGGCCGCCCGGCCGTGCTGCCCAGCTTCACCGGACGCGCCTGGATCACCGGCACCGCCCAGTACCTGCTGGACCCGGAGGACCCGTTCCCGGCGGGATTCGTCCTGTGAGCCGGACACCAGTCAGCCAGAGAGGAACCCCGACCGCCATGGCCCCGCGGCACACCCCCGCCCTGCCCGT
This genomic stretch from Streptomyces sp. Go-475 harbors:
- a CDS encoding proline racemase family protein, coding for MRSGLVLHAVDSHTEGMPTRVITGGIGTIPGATMNERRLWFREHRDDIKQLLMNEPRGHAAMSGAILQPPTRPDCDWGVVYIEVSGYLPMCGHGTIGVATVLVETGMVEVVEPVTTIRLDTPAGPVVAEVAVVDGAARAVTLRNVPSFAVGLDRKITLPDGRTVTYDLAFGGNFYAILPLERFGLPFDRSRKDEILAAGLSLMAAVNAEDPPVHPEDPSIRGLHHVYLAAPGSTARHSRHAMAIHPGWFDRSPCGTGTSARMAQLHARGDLPLHTEFVNESFIGTRFTGRLLGTTEVAGRPAVLPSFTGRAWITGTAQYLLDPEDPFPAGFVL